One window of Candidatus Marinarcus aquaticus genomic DNA carries:
- a CDS encoding DHH family phosphoesterase, whose protein sequence is MRLFHISHTDLDGYGCQLLTQEVFKEGYFLNANYGLEVKLSIETTLSKIKEHLDEEVLLLISDLNLTMNESKDLHNAVNELNEAGAKINLQLLDHHATGEKCANKYEWYYLDTTRCATKIVYDYLVKEYDAFKESNWIESLVNAINAVDIWLDHESKNFEFGKVLMRMVSRAQEINSVLFANENRAYRIALLKEASRFIDEPHGHIKLDDAIHFMKKAYLALSDTEVDTIDNLSAKHLVHSLESKKEELTVMYKGHKGLLTYTLGSISIPANAFLKANKEYDFFIDVNKRGNVSFRADGKVNVAVLAEKMAKGGGHPNASGAKLLDFVETINYDDVKQFMQERLKRCE, encoded by the coding sequence TTTTCAAAGAGGGATATTTTTTGAATGCCAATTATGGTTTAGAAGTCAAACTGAGTATTGAAACAACCTTATCGAAAATCAAAGAGCATTTAGATGAAGAGGTTCTACTTTTAATCAGTGATTTAAATCTGACAATGAATGAATCAAAAGATTTACACAATGCAGTCAATGAACTCAATGAAGCAGGCGCAAAGATAAATCTGCAACTTTTGGACCATCATGCTACGGGTGAAAAGTGTGCCAACAAGTATGAGTGGTACTATCTTGATACAACTCGATGTGCAACGAAAATAGTCTATGACTATTTAGTGAAAGAGTATGATGCTTTTAAAGAGTCAAACTGGATTGAATCTTTAGTGAATGCCATTAATGCAGTGGATATTTGGCTGGATCATGAGAGCAAAAACTTTGAGTTTGGAAAAGTATTGATGAGAATGGTCAGTCGTGCCCAAGAGATCAACAGTGTGCTTTTTGCCAATGAAAACAGAGCATACAGAATTGCACTGTTAAAAGAGGCATCACGTTTTATTGATGAACCGCATGGACATATTAAACTCGATGATGCCATTCACTTTATGAAAAAAGCCTATTTGGCATTAAGCGATACTGAAGTCGATACCATCGATAATCTCAGTGCCAAACACTTGGTGCACTCTTTAGAGAGTAAAAAAGAGGAACTCACGGTGATGTATAAAGGGCATAAAGGTTTGTTAACGTATACTTTAGGTTCTATTTCAATCCCTGCTAATGCCTTTTTAAAAGCCAATAAAGAGTATGATTTTTTTATCGATGTGAATAAACGAGGCAATGTCTCCTTTCGAGCAGATGGAAAAGTCAATGTGGCAGTGTTGGCTGAAAAAATGGCCAAGGGTGGAGGACACCCCAATGCCTCAGGTGCAAAGCTTTTAGACTTTGTTGAAACCATAAATTATGACGATGTCAAACAGTTTATGCAAGAACGATTAAAAAGGTGTGAATAA
- a CDS encoding CoA-binding protein: protein MECEFATVNSNQDEIKAIFEKTKTIAIIGCSPDTSKASNMVASYLKNAGFTIVPVYPKEDEILGEKVYRSLKDIPFKVDMVDIFRKPEVIAQVVDACIERGDIDCVWTQLGLVNNAAAQKACDAGMKVVQNHCTKIEHKAIFG from the coding sequence ATGGAATGTGAATTTGCAACAGTCAACTCAAATCAAGATGAGATTAAAGCAATCTTTGAAAAGACCAAAACCATTGCGATTATTGGATGCTCGCCTGATACAAGTAAAGCAAGTAATATGGTGGCAAGCTATCTTAAAAATGCTGGATTTACGATTGTTCCGGTTTATCCCAAAGAGGATGAAATCTTAGGAGAGAAAGTCTACAGAAGTCTAAAAGATATTCCTTTTAAAGTGGATATGGTGGATATTTTCAGAAAGCCCGAAGTGATTGCTCAAGTAGTGGATGCGTGTATTGAACGAGGAGACATTGATTGTGTTTGGACACAGTTAGGGTTGGTCAACAATGCTGCAGCACAAAAAGCGTGTGATGCGGGAATGAAAGTGGTACAAAACCACTGCACCAAGATTGAACACAAAGCAATCTTTGGTTAA